A window from Kwoniella newhampshirensis strain CBS 13917 chromosome 3, whole genome shotgun sequence encodes these proteins:
- a CDS encoding chlorophyll synthesis pathway protein BchC, with protein sequence MVVAELKSDNPSFVLHGIENVKFEDRPIPEIQSDQVIVQISKTGICGSDVHYLQHGKIGSFVLEEPMCLGHESSGVVVKLGPDVKQDTGLEVGSRVALEPGMCCRTCDSCKRGQYELCPHMTFAATPPYVYGTLCRYYVLPADLLHLLPDSVSLEDGAMMEPLSVAVHSVSTLGQIKSDQVVIVFGAGPVGLLCMAVAKALGARRVIAVDIQKERLDFAKSYTATDTFLPGPKDPNEELEIYTTRVVEEIQATLNIPTRGKGAVDLAIEASGAPTCVQMGLEILKPAGTYVQVGMGAKMTLPVPLFHIITKQLKVIGSFRYGAGDYPLAISLVERGLVDLKPLVTQRFEFDDAKEAFEATKLGRGKDGKGVIKCIINAPK encoded by the exons ATGGTGGTCGCAGAGCTCAAATCCGATAACCCCTCATTCGTCCTCCACGGGATCGAGAATGTCAAGTTtgaagat CGTCCCATCCCTGAGATCCAATCGGACCAAGTCATCGTCCAAATCTCCAAGACAGGTATCTGCGGCTCAGACGTCCACTACCTCCAACATGGCAAGATCGGCTCTTTCGTCCTCGAAGAACCGATGTGTCTCGGCCACGAATCGTCAGGTGTCGTCGTCAAGCTTGGACCGGACGTCAAGCAGGATACGGGTCTGGAAGTTGGGAGTAGAGTGGCGTTGGAACCTGGAATGTGCTGTAGAACTTGTGACAGCTGTAAGAGGGGGCAGTATGAG CTGTGCCCGCATATGACTTTTGCTGCTACTCCTCCTTATGTCTACGGTACTCTCTGTCGAtact ACGTCCTCCCTGCGGATCTTCTGCACCTCCTCCCAGACTCCGTCTCGCTCGAAGACGGTGCAATGATGGAACCTCTCTCCGTCGCCGTCCATTCCGTATCCACCCTCGGTCAAATCAAGTCTGACCAAGTCGTCATTGTCTTCGGAGCCGGTCCTGTCGGTCTCCTGTGTATGGCTGTTGCGAAAGCCCTCGGAGCGAGAAGGGTCATCGCTGTTGATATTCAGAAGGAAAGATTGGATTTCGCCAAGAGTTACACGGCAACTGATACATTCCTTCcg GGTCCCAAAGACCCCAATGAGGAACTCGAGATCTACACCACTCGTGTGGTTGAGGAAATCCAGGCAACTCTCAATATCCCTACACGAGGCAAGGGCGCTGTTGATCTTGCCATTGAGGCATCTGGTGCGCCTACTTGTGTTCAGATGGGATTGGAAATCTTGAAGCCTGC CGGAACTTATGTCCAAGTCGGTATGGGAGCCAAGATGACCCTCCCTGTCCCGCtcttccacatcatcaccaaACAACTCAAAGTGATCGGATCGTTCCGATACGGAGCGGGAGATTACCCATTGGCCATCTCACTTGTCGAAAGAGGTCTGGTCGATCTTAAGCCGCTCGTCACGCAGCGATTCGAATTTGACGATGCGAAAGAAGCGTTTGAAGCGACTAAGTtggggagagggaaagatggCAAGGGGGTGATCAAGTGTATTATCAATGCGCCAAAGTAA